In Erigeron canadensis isolate Cc75 chromosome 6, C_canadensis_v1, whole genome shotgun sequence, the following are encoded in one genomic region:
- the LOC122605070 gene encoding cytochrome P450 84A1-like — protein sequence MDITIISVVSLLCLMILFQIRRKSYPPGPRGWPLIGIMLKMDQLTHRGLAKLAAKYGGLLHFRAGSIHMMVVSSPQVAQEVLKVQDNIFSNRPSTVAIRYLTYGQADMAFAHYGTFWKQMRTLCIMKLFSKKRAESWDSVRFEIDMFIKSISNQTGSEVKLGEMVYELTHDIVYRAAFGSTSSDEKEEFIKIMQDFSHLFGAFNIVDFLPFLKWFDPQGFKTKLPKARDGLDRFIDKIIDEHIQKEKVKDGENDMVDELLAFYDESTPNSSGSQVDSVKLTRNNIKAIIMDVMFGGTETVAGVIEWAMAELFHSPKDLYLIQQELTNVVGLRRQLEESDFEKLIYLKCALKETLRLHPPVPLLFHENANDTKVFGYHVPAKSRIMINLWAIGRDKGSWTDPDTFKPSRFLEEGAPSYKDANFEFIPFGSGRRSCPGMQLGLYTAEMALARLLHSYTWELPSGTKPSELDMSDTFGLAAPRAVRLVAVPTPRLLCPL from the exons ATGGACATTACAATTATTTCGGTTGTTTCTCTTCTTTGCTTGATGATTCTGTTCCAAATTCGTCGAAAGTCATACCCGCCGGGGCCACGTGGATGGCCCTTGATCGGGATTATGTTGAAGATGGACCAACTAACGCACCGTGGTCTAGCCAAGCTGGCAGCCAAGTATGGAGGCCTTCTCCATTTTCGTGCCGGCTCCATTCACATGATGGTGGTTTCCAGCCCACAAGTTGCCCAGGAAGTCTTGAAAGTTCAAGACAATATTTTCTCTAACCGTCCCTCAACCGTGGCCATTCGTTATCTAACGTATGGTCAGGCTGACATGGCGTTTGCTCACTATGGAACATTTTGGAAGCAGATGCGGACGCTATGCATCATGAAGTTGTTTAGCAAGAAACGGGCAGAGTCTTGGGATTCTGTCCGGTTTGAGATTGATATGTTTATCAAATCAATCTCGAACCAAACTGGCTCTGAGGTCAAGCTTGGGGAGATGGTCTATGAGTTGACACATGATATTGTTTATCGAGCCGCGTTTGGCTCAACTTCAAGTGATGAGAAAGAAGAGTTTATCAAGATAATGCAAGACTTTTCACATTTGTTTGGTGCCTTTAATATTGTTGACTTTCTGCCTTTTCTCAAATGGTTCGACCCACAGGGATTTAAAACCAAACTCCCTAAAGCCCGCGATGGGCTAGATAGGTTCATTGATAAGATTATCGACGAGCACATCCAAAAGGAAAAAGTAAAGGATGGCGAGAACGATATGGTGGATGAGTTGTTGGCTTTTTACGACGAGTCAACTCCTAATTCCTCAGGTAGTCAAGTCGATTCAGTTAAGCTTACGAGAAATAACATTAAAGCAATCATCATG GATGTCATGTTTGGTGGCACTGAGACGGTAGCAGGAGTAATAGAGTGGGCGATGGCAGAGCTCTTTCACAGCCCTAAAGATCTCTACCTCATCCAACAAGAACTGACTAATGTTGTTGGCCTCCGTCGCCAACTTGAAGAATCCGACTTTGAGAAGCTAATATACCTAAAATGTGCTCTAAAGGAAACCCTTCGTCTCCACCCTCCAGTCCCCCTCCTTTTCCATGAAAATGCCAACGATACTAAAGTTTTTGGCTACCATGTCCCAGCAAAATCACGAATCATGATCAACTTATGGGCCATTGGACGTGATAAGGGTTCTTGGACTGATCCAGACACTTTCAAGCCGTCTAGATTTTTAGAAGAAGGTGCACCTAGCTATAAGGATGCTAATTTTGAGTTTATACCATTTGGGTCGGGTCGAAGGTCATGTCCTGGGATGCAACTTGGCTTATATACCGCTGAGATGGCATTAGCTCGATTACTCCATAGTTATACATGGGAGTTGCCAAGTGGAACAAAGCCAAGTGAGCTTGACATGAGTGACACATTTGGGCTTGCTGCTCCACGAGCTGTGCGGCTTGTGGCAGTTCCAACACCACGGTTGCTATGTCCCCTCTAA